One genomic region from Ignavibacteriales bacterium encodes:
- a CDS encoding DNA-3-methyladenine glycosylase: MIDTTKSTILTKKFYIRPVLTVAKDLLGKVLVKKDGNRVFAGRIIEVEAYDGKVDKASHSFNGKTKRNEVMFNEGGYFYVYFTYGAHFCCNVVPGKLNHGAAVLIRAVEPLIGIDKMIENRFGRQLKSEKEIYNLTSGPGKVCKAFGFNKIHSGSDLINSSIFIVDQPKLKKNMIGISKRIGISKSVSLPWRFFEIGNPYLSR; the protein is encoded by the coding sequence ATGATTGATACAACTAAAAGCACAATTTTAACCAAAAAATTCTATATTCGCCCTGTTCTTACTGTGGCAAAGGACTTGCTTGGTAAGGTACTAGTTAAGAAAGATGGGAATCGGGTTTTTGCTGGAAGAATTATTGAAGTTGAAGCATACGATGGAAAAGTAGATAAAGCGTCACATTCATTTAACGGCAAAACAAAACGTAATGAAGTTATGTTTAATGAAGGCGGATATTTTTATGTTTACTTTACTTACGGCGCACATTTTTGTTGTAATGTTGTTCCCGGGAAACTAAATCATGGTGCCGCGGTTTTGATTCGTGCTGTTGAACCATTAATTGGAATTGATAAAATGATTGAAAATAGATTTGGCAGACAATTGAAATCGGAAAAAGAAATTTATAATCTAACAAGCGGACCTGGAAAAGTTTGTAAGGCTTTTGGTTTTAATAAAATACATTCTGGTTCTGATCTGATAAACAGCTCAATATTTATTGTTGATCAACCAAAACTTAAAAAAAATATGATTGGAATTTCTAAAAGAATTGGAATTTCTAAATCTGTTAGTTTGCCTTGGAGATTTTTTGAAATTGGAAATCCGTATTTATCAAGATGA
- a CDS encoding glycosyltransferase codes for MEQAVLIGYFTSLSILFLFGLHGFVMMFYHRKYGHKIPQPNKDFKNDVMVTIQLPLYNEMYVIERLIDSVCEIDYPKDKMEIQVLDDSTDETTSIVAKAVEAKQKEGFDIVHIRRGSREGYKAGALKEGMKIAKGEFIAIFDADFIPQKEFLKKTLSYFTDDKVGMVQSRWEHLNGDYSIITKAQALALDGHFVIEQTVRNKSGFFINFNGTGGVWRKKCIEDAGNWHADTLTEDLDLSYRAQLIGWRFVFLKDFTSPAELPSEINALKAQQFRWTKGAVETAKKILPLVWKSKVPMRVKLQSTFHLTNNLVFPFILLAAILNVPLIFIKNSGAHEIYFAIMSLFVLAFVSSFLFYLYSQKDIHTDWRKRIVLFPLFMAGSMGLAVNNSRAVFEGLMNRKSEFVRTPKFKQETGKDTFVGNKYLNKKLGLSVFVEAVLAVYCFIGVLSSIYFMELASIPFQVLFTMGFSFIAYTSIKHAYATKKI; via the coding sequence ATGGAACAAGCAGTTTTAATAGGATATTTTACTTCACTGTCCATCCTGTTTTTATTTGGATTGCATGGGTTTGTAATGATGTTTTATCATAGAAAATATGGTCATAAAATTCCACAGCCAAACAAAGATTTTAAAAATGATGTAATGGTTACCATTCAACTCCCGCTTTATAACGAAATGTATGTGATCGAAAGATTAATTGATTCAGTTTGTGAGATTGACTATCCAAAAGATAAAATGGAAATTCAGGTTCTTGATGATTCTACTGATGAAACAACTTCAATAGTTGCAAAAGCTGTTGAAGCAAAGCAAAAAGAAGGTTTTGATATTGTTCATATCAGAAGAGGGTCGAGGGAAGGTTATAAAGCAGGCGCACTTAAAGAAGGAATGAAAATTGCTAAAGGTGAGTTCATCGCAATTTTTGATGCAGATTTTATTCCACAAAAAGAATTTCTAAAAAAAACGCTTTCTTACTTTACAGATGATAAAGTTGGAATGGTTCAATCAAGATGGGAACACTTAAACGGCGATTATTCAATTATCACAAAAGCGCAAGCACTTGCGCTTGATGGACATTTTGTAATTGAACAAACCGTTCGAAACAAATCTGGTTTCTTTATTAATTTTAACGGAACCGGCGGCGTGTGGAGAAAAAAATGTATTGAAGACGCAGGCAACTGGCATGCTGATACGCTTACAGAGGATTTAGATTTAAGCTATCGCGCTCAGCTTATCGGTTGGCGATTTGTTTTCTTAAAGGATTTTACTTCACCTGCGGAGTTACCTTCTGAAATCAATGCTTTAAAAGCTCAACAATTCCGCTGGACGAAAGGTGCTGTTGAAACAGCCAAAAAAATTCTTCCTTTAGTTTGGAAATCTAAAGTTCCAATGAGAGTAAAACTTCAATCAACTTTTCATTTAACAAACAATTTAGTTTTTCCGTTTATTTTGCTTGCTGCAATTCTAAATGTTCCACTAATCTTTATTAAAAACAGCGGTGCGCACGAAATTTACTTTGCGATAATGTCTTTATTCGTTCTCGCTTTTGTTAGTTCATTTTTATTTTATCTTTATTCACAAAAAGATATCCACACAGATTGGCGAAAGAGAATCGTGCTCTTTCCGTTGTTTATGGCTGGAAGTATGGGGCTTGCAGTTAATAATTCCCGCGCTGTGTTTGAAGGCTTAATGAATAGAAAAAGTGAATTTGTACGTACACCAAAGTTCAAACAGGAAACTGGTAAAGATACTTTTGTTGGAAATAAATATCTAAATAAAAAACTTGGACTTTCTGTTTTTGTTGAAGCTGTGCTTGCTGTTTATTGTTTTATCGGTGTGTTGTCTTCGATTTATTTTATGGAACTTGCTTCTATTCCTTTCCAGGTTTTGTTTACAATGGGATTTTCATTTATAGCTTATACATCAATTAAACATGCATACGCAACAAAGAAAATATAA
- a CDS encoding sigma-54-dependent Fis family transcriptional regulator, protein MTREEFKNRNGIIGKSKEINDLVDIIMQVAQSDISVLIYGESGVGKEVFAKAIHDFSNRSNKPMISVNCGAIPEGIIESELFGHKKGSFTGAVESRKGYFEIADNSTLFLDEIGELPLTTQVKLLRAIETKEFMKLGAETVSKVDVRIIAATNKDLQREVDTRRFREDLFFRLKAVSINIPPLRKRKNDIEELAKHFAKIYCENNNVEFPIITEGTIEILKNYTWPGNIRELKNTIETAIALNRGKTLSEDMFLELRSDYVDFDEQRNLPVFLRKSPEDADRELMYRALFEIKKDIMELKDIITHRFNVEDFNRKENVDDVLSIRDLEKDAIVKALDKTKGSKRKAARLLNISERTLYRKLKEYDINES, encoded by the coding sequence ATGACAAGAGAAGAGTTTAAAAATAGAAATGGAATAATCGGCAAATCAAAAGAAATTAATGATTTGGTTGATATTATCATGCAAGTTGCGCAATCTGATATTTCTGTTTTAATTTATGGTGAGAGCGGAGTTGGAAAAGAAGTTTTTGCAAAAGCTATTCACGATTTTAGCAACCGCTCCAACAAACCTATGATTTCCGTAAACTGTGGTGCAATTCCCGAAGGCATCATTGAAAGCGAATTATTCGGACACAAAAAAGGTTCGTTTACCGGCGCAGTTGAATCACGCAAAGGTTATTTTGAAATTGCAGATAACAGCACACTATTTTTAGATGAGATTGGCGAGCTTCCGTTAACAACACAAGTAAAACTTTTACGCGCAATCGAGACAAAAGAATTTATGAAGCTTGGCGCAGAAACAGTTAGCAAAGTTGATGTTAGAATTATTGCTGCTACAAATAAAGATTTACAGCGCGAAGTTGATACAAGAAGATTTAGAGAAGATTTATTTTTTAGATTAAAAGCCGTTTCAATAAATATTCCACCGCTGAGAAAGAGAAAAAATGATATTGAAGAACTTGCAAAACATTTTGCTAAAATCTATTGCGAAAATAATAATGTTGAGTTTCCAATTATCACTGAAGGCACAATTGAGATTTTAAAAAATTATACCTGGCCCGGCAACATCCGCGAGTTAAAAAACACTATCGAAACTGCAATTGCATTAAATAGGGGAAAGACATTAAGCGAAGATATGTTTTTAGAATTAAGATCAGATTATGTTGATTTTGATGAACAAAGAAATTTACCGGTTTTCTTAAGAAAATCTCCCGAAGATGCAGACAGAGAATTAATGTATCGTGCGCTTTTTGAAATCAAAAAAGATATAATGGAATTAAAAGATATAATAACTCATCGCTTTAATGTTGAAGATTTTAATCGGAAAGAAAACGTTGATGATGTTTTATCAATCAGAGATCTGGAAAAAGATGCTATCGTAAAAGCATTGGATAAAACAAAAGGAAGTAAACGTAAAGCTGCAAGATTATTAAATATTAGCGAGAGAACTTTGTACAGAAAATTAAAAGAATATGATATCAATGAATCATAA
- a CDS encoding ribonuclease Z yields MKIKFIGTGSGFTSLARFHSSLLITSKNYNLLVDCGDGVSQAILTQNINYNIIDAILISHLHPDHYSGLPSLITQMKLGERKKELSIFVHSSNKDFIEDFIYHSYLFKERMNFKLNVIPFDEEKEIILIDDFCLTSKLNSHLDKYQTDELKNNISFISLSFLFKDDENSCIYTGDIGSEKDLYLFNQKVDWLIAEITHVKFENLIEIFEKLNLQKIVLTHVPDNFEIQFEKYLESIANHLKSRFILAFDGLELKHYNSDCL; encoded by the coding sequence GTGAAGATTAAGTTCATTGGCACAGGCTCAGGTTTTACTTCTTTAGCACGCTTTCACTCATCTCTTTTAATCACATCTAAGAATTATAATTTATTGGTTGATTGCGGTGATGGGGTTTCGCAAGCAATTCTAACTCAAAATATTAATTATAATATTATTGATGCAATTTTAATTTCACATCTTCATCCGGATCATTACTCCGGATTACCTTCTTTGATAACACAAATGAAATTAGGCGAACGTAAAAAAGAACTTTCTATTTTTGTTCATTCATCTAACAAAGATTTTATTGAAGATTTTATTTATCATTCTTATTTATTTAAAGAGCGAATGAATTTTAAATTAAATGTTATTCCTTTTGATGAAGAAAAAGAAATCATACTAATTGATGATTTTTGTTTAACCTCAAAATTGAATTCACATCTGGATAAATATCAAACCGATGAATTAAAAAATAACATAAGTTTTATATCATTAAGTTTTCTTTTTAAAGATGATGAAAATTCTTGTATTTACACCGGCGATATTGGAAGTGAAAAAGATTTATATCTTTTTAATCAAAAAGTTGATTGGTTAATCGCTGAAATAACTCACGTTAAATTTGAAAACTTGATTGAAATCTTTGAAAAATTAAATCTGCAAAAAATTGTTTTAACTCATGTTCCGGATAATTTTGAAATCCAATTTGAAAAATATTTGGAATCTATAGCAAATCATTTAAAATCTCGCTTTATTTTAGCTTTTGATGGACTTGAGCTAAAACATTACAATTCAGACTGCCTTTAA
- a CDS encoding SPOR domain-containing protein, translating to MKKHFSIILFFFPFLFTSQIFAQEVDIVPYLKMIEQGKLEEVKGKLLDLKTDYTKSANLIFLEGVLTENGQDAVVLYQTLLEKFPKSSYADAALYRIYSYYFALGLYNTADKNLEKLKKDYPESPYIKMASANVVKNDVEESNQGNNESTVTKNDNDKVNLYSVQAGAFTNAANAAALKKEIESVGMFSFIKEKNVAGTVFNVVYLGKFETRKEAEDFLPIADARFRIAGRVVEINQ from the coding sequence ATGAAAAAACACTTTTCAATAATTCTTTTCTTTTTTCCTTTTCTGTTTACCTCACAGATTTTTGCTCAAGAAGTTGATATTGTTCCGTATCTAAAAATGATTGAACAAGGAAAACTTGAAGAAGTAAAAGGTAAACTACTCGATTTAAAAACAGATTATACTAAAAGTGCAAACCTAATTTTTCTTGAAGGTGTTCTAACTGAAAACGGACAAGACGCAGTTGTGCTTTATCAAACACTTCTTGAAAAATTTCCCAAAAGCAGTTATGCTGATGCAGCGCTTTATAGAATTTACTCGTACTATTTCGCGCTCGGATTATACAATACAGCGGATAAAAATTTAGAGAAGCTAAAAAAAGATTATCCGGAATCGCCTTACATAAAAATGGCTTCTGCAAACGTTGTTAAAAACGATGTTGAGGAATCCAATCAAGGGAATAACGAATCTACAGTTACAAAGAATGATAACGATAAAGTTAATTTGTATTCTGTTCAAGCGGGAGCTTTTACAAATGCTGCGAATGCAGCCGCACTTAAAAAAGAAATTGAATCGGTTGGAATGTTTTCTTTTATAAAAGAAAAAAATGTTGCGGGCACAGTTTTTAATGTCGTTTACCTCGGCAAATTTGAAACTAGAAAAGAAGCTGAAGATTTTCTTCCTATTGCAGATGCACGATTTAGAATTGCAGGACGAGTTGTTGAGATAAATCAGTGA
- the miaB gene encoding tRNA (N6-isopentenyl adenosine(37)-C2)-methylthiotransferase MiaB produces the protein MQKNNVYIETYGCQMNLADTEIVLGILKKQGYDVTDNPKKADVVLLNTCSIRENAEQRIYGRIGNLKTLKENNPTLVLGILGCMAERLRKDLVEDKKAVDLVVGPDEYRRLPEYIDVALNGDKGIGVKLSRTETYDDIEPHREDGLSAWISVMRGCDKFCTFCVVPFTRGRERSRSLQSIITELENLSVRGFKDVTLLGQNVNSYIDEDNGGGDFADLLSAAAKVDRRMRIRFSTSHPQDISDKLLYTIAEHPNLCNYIHLPVQSGSNRILELMNRTYTVEHYLNLIEKAKKIIPGATFSTDIISGFPTETWEDHLATLEVMEQVRYDGAYMFKYSPREGTKAHRMEDDVPEDVKSKRLQEIIDVQQQISFEINQALIGTEDIILVEGFSKKSNDFVAGRTDTNKTVIVPINDKIKNGNYIKVKINKATSGTLFGEYLSHIEPLKDGIALTA, from the coding sequence ATGCAAAAAAATAATGTATACATAGAAACGTATGGCTGCCAGATGAATCTTGCTGATACCGAGATTGTACTCGGTATTTTAAAAAAACAAGGTTACGATGTTACAGATAACCCTAAAAAAGCTGATGTTGTTTTACTTAATACTTGCAGCATTAGAGAGAATGCAGAACAAAGAATTTATGGCAGAATTGGAAATTTAAAAACGCTTAAAGAAAATAATCCAACACTTGTGCTTGGTATTCTAGGATGCATGGCAGAGCGTTTACGCAAAGATTTAGTTGAAGATAAAAAAGCTGTTGATTTAGTTGTGGGTCCAGATGAATACAGAAGATTGCCTGAATATATTGATGTTGCATTGAACGGTGATAAGGGAATTGGTGTTAAACTTTCTCGCACAGAAACATATGATGATATTGAGCCTCACAGAGAAGACGGACTTTCTGCATGGATTTCCGTTATGCGCGGCTGTGATAAGTTTTGTACTTTCTGTGTAGTTCCATTTACTCGCGGCAGAGAACGAAGTCGTTCACTTCAGTCAATTATAACGGAGTTAGAAAATCTTTCAGTTCGTGGATTTAAAGATGTAACATTGCTTGGGCAAAATGTTAACTCGTATATTGATGAGGATAATGGTGGTGGAGATTTTGCGGATTTACTATCTGCTGCTGCAAAAGTTGATAGAAGAATGAGGATTAGATTTAGTACATCGCATCCGCAGGATATTTCTGATAAGCTTTTATACACAATTGCAGAACATCCAAATCTTTGCAACTACATTCATCTGCCTGTCCAATCGGGTTCAAACAGAATTCTTGAGCTTATGAATAGAACTTACACAGTTGAGCATTATCTAAATTTGATTGAAAAGGCTAAAAAAATAATTCCTGGCGCAACTTTTTCTACAGATATAATTTCTGGATTTCCAACAGAGACCTGGGAAGACCATTTAGCAACTTTAGAAGTGATGGAGCAAGTTCGGTACGATGGTGCTTATATGTTTAAATATTCTCCTCGAGAAGGAACGAAAGCTCATAGAATGGAAGACGATGTTCCTGAGGATGTAAAATCAAAAAGATTGCAAGAGATTATTGATGTTCAACAGCAAATTTCTTTTGAAATAAATCAAGCATTAATTGGAACCGAGGATATTATACTGGTCGAAGGATTCAGTAAAAAATCTAATGATTTTGTAGCAGGAAGAACGGATACAAATAAAACAGTAATAGTTCCCATCAATGATAAAATTAAAAACGGAAATTACATTAAGGTTAAAATCAATAAAGCTACTTCGGGCACGTTATTTGGCGAATATCTTTCACACATCGAACCGTTAAAAGATGGTATTGCGCTTACAGCTTAA
- a CDS encoding T9SS type A sorting domain-containing protein: MQKIYIFYLSFILTILFTTLALSQTIVFQDNFDTYTAGQQIACQSAGIWQTWTNNPCSATEDAYISNVYSFSGTNSILIKQNNDVVRDHGLLLNGVAEINFQVFIPAGKAGYFNTLANFAPPTYVWAMQVFFNSPGTGTLDAAGANAAAFSYPQNMWFPVKVVADLVADRGEFWINGSLIHSWQYSKGTFGSPTIAMSLDGTDFYGYTINDEMYIDDYNIVYTPIASNKISSTTTGGNWSSGSTWVGESIPDQNRDVEIVAGATVTLTANTNRNGRTIVNGNLDCGIFNITGTGHFVLSAYATLRTASSAGINSTGALGNIQVTGSRTFNQYANYVYNGTNTQVTGDGLPQSVKSLSINNSTGVTLINNTSVFGTLNLNNGNLFTNSNILSLGTSVTNLGVLNSSFGSVVGNFNRWISNSSSILFPVGTSPTKYTPVTLGNVVGSGTFSVSAIAGIHPTILNPNFLQMYWKLTSFGITSTDITFNYLDSDVVGDENQYSLFKYDGNWLPYSPITLNTTANTVTIVGVSSFSDWTLGIDDPLPVELSLFSATTIGSTVKLSWQTATEINNYGFDVERSAVKGNWEKIGFVNGNGNSNSAKNYSFIDDKISAGKYSYRLKQIDNDGQFEYSKIIEVDFNCVNKFELSQNFPNPFNPTTTINFNLPQAGMVRLTLYNILGQEIRKLVNEYSEAGTHTVNFNANDLNSGMYIYKIEANGLTQTRKMTLAK, from the coding sequence ATGCAAAAGATTTACATCTTTTATTTGAGTTTTATATTAACAATATTATTTACAACATTAGCATTAAGTCAAACAATTGTTTTTCAAGACAATTTTGATACTTACACAGCAGGACAACAAATAGCTTGTCAAAGTGCTGGTATTTGGCAAACTTGGACTAATAATCCATGCAGTGCAACAGAGGATGCATATATCTCTAATGTTTATTCATTTAGTGGTACCAATTCAATTCTAATAAAGCAAAATAATGATGTAGTAAGGGATCATGGTTTATTATTAAATGGTGTGGCTGAGATAAACTTTCAGGTTTTTATACCGGCTGGTAAAGCCGGATATTTTAATACTCTGGCTAATTTTGCACCACCAACGTATGTATGGGCAATGCAAGTTTTTTTCAATTCACCTGGGACAGGAACATTAGATGCAGCAGGAGCAAATGCAGCAGCATTTAGTTATCCACAAAATATGTGGTTCCCAGTAAAAGTAGTTGCAGATTTGGTTGCAGATAGAGGAGAATTTTGGATTAATGGCTCGTTAATACATTCCTGGCAATATTCAAAAGGAACTTTCGGTTCACCTACAATTGCAATGTCATTGGATGGAACTGATTTTTATGGATACACTATAAATGATGAAATGTATATTGATGATTACAACATTGTGTACACTCCTATCGCTTCAAACAAAATATCAAGTACAACAACCGGCGGTAATTGGAGTTCCGGAAGCACTTGGGTTGGGGAAAGTATCCCAGATCAAAATAGAGATGTGGAAATTGTTGCTGGAGCTACTGTAACATTAACTGCTAACACTAATAGAAATGGAAGAACAATTGTAAATGGAAATTTAGATTGCGGGATCTTTAATATCACTGGGACTGGTCATTTTGTACTTTCAGCTTATGCAACCTTACGAACAGCCTCCTCAGCAGGAATAAATTCAACAGGAGCTTTAGGAAATATTCAAGTTACAGGTTCGCGAACTTTTAATCAGTATGCAAATTATGTGTATAACGGCACTAACACTCAAGTTACTGGTGATGGTTTACCTCAATCCGTAAAAAGTTTATCAATAAATAATTCGACTGGTGTTACATTAATTAATAATACTTCAGTTTTCGGAACACTAAATCTGAATAATGGAAATCTATTTACAAATTCGAATATATTATCCCTTGGCACAAGTGTAACAAATTTAGGAGTTCTAAATTCTTCTTTCGGTAGTGTTGTAGGAAATTTTAATAGATGGATTTCAAACTCTTCAAGTATTTTATTTCCTGTTGGAACTTCACCAACAAAATACACTCCAGTAACTCTTGGTAATGTTGTTGGAAGTGGAACATTTTCTGTAAGCGCCATTGCAGGTATTCATCCAACAATCCTCAATCCAAATTTTTTGCAAATGTATTGGAAGCTTACCAGCTTTGGAATTACATCTACTGATATTACATTTAATTATTTAGATTCAGATGTTGTTGGCGATGAAAATCAATATTCCTTGTTTAAGTATGATGGAAACTGGTTGCCTTATTCCCCTATCACTTTAAATACAACGGCCAATACTGTAACTATTGTTGGAGTAAGTTCCTTTTCAGATTGGACTTTAGGAATTGATGACCCGCTTCCAGTTGAACTTTCATTATTCTCAGCTACAACAATTGGCTCAACTGTTAAGTTAAGCTGGCAAACTGCAACAGAAATTAATAACTATGGATTTGATGTTGAACGTTCGGCTGTGAAAGGTAATTGGGAGAAGATAGGTTTTGTTAATGGTAATGGAAATTCAAACTCAGCAAAAAATTATTCTTTTATTGATGATAAAATTTCAGCAGGAAAATATTCATACAGATTAAAACAGATCGATAATGATGGACAATTTGAATACTCAAAAATAATTGAAGTTGATTTTAATTGTGTAAATAAATTTGAGCTAAGTCAGAATTTTCCAAATCCGTTTAATCCTACTACAACAATTAATTTTAATCTGCCACAAGCAGGAATGGTAAGGCTAACACTCTATAACATACTTGGACAGGAAATAAGAAAACTTGTAAATGAGTATAGTGAAGCAGGCACACACACAGTAAACTTCAACGCAAACGATCTTAACAGTGGAATGTACATTTACAAAATAGAAGCTAATGGCTTAACACAGACAAGAAAAATGACGCTGGCTAAATAG
- a CDS encoding T9SS type A sorting domain-containing protein, producing MKNSFYIFLLIILITSLSFSQNIWINEFSYNCADDGDEFVEIVAPVGTDMSTYAIVFYVLEGEAYNANAYAQLNGNITSTNSDNGKGFFVVTTNNSNLLNIYNPIPSGIVTQTVMNEMGLTNETGGILLVNHSTGEIIHGVCYELPVSSELPTVVYNKLNEDPQWEEKDFNLVKSPLDAVRLPLIDDGNSFPTGSISMIGTGFSHVWTTTAGSTRSSISTPGALNYSQGALPVELSSFIATVLASAVKLSWRTETEVNNFGFDIERKSAIGSWEKINFVNGCGNSNSPKYYSFVDMSIRNGNYSYRLKQIDSDGKFAYSNVVEITFSNSLDYSLNQNYPNPFNPSTKINFTLPQSGFVKLTVYNLLGQQIKTLINEFKESGLHSINFNASDLNSGIYIYKLESNNFTQTRKMTLIK from the coding sequence ATGAAAAACTCATTTTACATTTTTTTATTAATAATTTTAATTACAAGTCTTTCATTTTCACAGAACATTTGGATAAATGAATTTAGCTACAACTGTGCTGATGACGGCGATGAGTTTGTTGAAATTGTTGCTCCCGTTGGGACAGACATGAGTACTTATGCAATTGTATTTTATGTTTTAGAAGGCGAGGCTTACAATGCAAATGCTTACGCTCAATTAAATGGAAATATTACAAGCACAAATTCCGATAATGGAAAAGGATTTTTTGTTGTTACTACAAATAACAGCAATTTATTAAATATTTATAATCCTATCCCAAGTGGAATTGTTACTCAAACCGTTATGAACGAAATGGGACTTACAAATGAAACTGGTGGAATTTTGTTAGTCAATCACTCGACTGGAGAGATTATTCATGGTGTTTGTTATGAATTACCAGTTTCAAGCGAATTACCAACAGTGGTTTATAATAAATTAAATGAAGATCCACAGTGGGAGGAAAAAGATTTTAATTTAGTTAAAAGTCCGTTAGATGCTGTACGTTTGCCTTTGATTGATGATGGAAATTCTTTTCCAACCGGAAGCATTTCTATGATAGGTACTGGTTTCTCACATGTTTGGACAACAACTGCAGGTAGCACTCGTAGCAGTATTAGTACTCCTGGAGCATTAAATTATAGTCAAGGGGCCTTACCAGTTGAGCTTTCTTCATTTATTGCAACTGTATTAGCAAGCGCTGTTAAACTAAGCTGGAGAACTGAAACTGAAGTGAACAACTTTGGATTTGATATTGAAAGAAAATCAGCAATAGGAAGCTGGGAAAAAATTAACTTTGTAAATGGTTGCGGAAACTCAAACTCACCAAAATATTATTCATTTGTAGATATGAGTATAAGGAATGGAAATTACTCATACCGATTAAAACAAATAGATAGCGATGGAAAATTTGCGTATTCAAATGTTGTCGAGATTACATTCAGTAATTCGTTGGACTATTCTTTGAATCAAAACTACCCGAACCCTTTTAATCCAAGCACAAAAATTAATTTTACTTTGCCTCAATCAGGATTTGTAAAATTAACAGTTTATAATTTACTAGGTCAGCAGATTAAAACTCTTATAAATGAGTTTAAAGAATCAGGATTACATTCAATAAATTTTAATGCAAGCGATTTAAATAGCGGAATCTATATCTATAAACTTGAATCAAATAATTTTACCCAAACAAGAAAAATGACACTAATTAAATAA